A stretch of the Desulfobacter sp. genome encodes the following:
- a CDS encoding ISL3 family transposase: MSTSFIYHAFGLRDYFYKTTRFIGGIITFELIPKPEAVKCPECNSRSVTRKGIVTRDLRTIPVGSKPVILRTAIQRIWCSFCQFVRQIKLSFAQEGKSYTRAFERYVLELSQFMTIKDIAIHLRISWDTIKQIQKEDLLRRYRNIPLEKVRQIAIDEISIGKGHKYLTIVMDLESGRILHVGEGKGGEALKSFWTKVKISKAKIKAVSIDMSPAYLSAVIENLSGSAIVFDRFHVVKLFNEKLSDFRRKLYNLLANTGQQKLLKGVRWLLLKNPENLSDDKKEAQRLEEALKINQPLLVVYYMKEELRQIWNQKKKETAEKIVSNWINLANISKIPMLMKFAKTLAVHRQRILSYYDYRISTGPLEGTNNKIKTMKRKAYGYRDSEFFRLKLLDLHNKRYVLIG; this comes from the coding sequence ATGTCCACAAGCTTCATATACCATGCCTTTGGCCTTCGTGACTACTTTTATAAAACAACGCGTTTCATCGGTGGAATAATCACTTTTGAACTCATACCAAAACCGGAGGCGGTAAAATGCCCGGAATGTAATTCCAGGTCCGTCACCAGGAAAGGGATTGTGACAAGAGATCTCAGAACAATACCGGTAGGTTCAAAACCCGTGATTCTCAGGACGGCTATCCAGAGAATTTGGTGTTCGTTCTGTCAATTTGTCCGGCAAATCAAACTATCCTTTGCCCAGGAGGGGAAAAGCTATACCCGGGCTTTTGAACGGTATGTCTTGGAGTTGTCTCAGTTCATGACAATCAAAGATATTGCCATCCATTTAAGGATCAGCTGGGATACGATAAAGCAGATCCAGAAAGAAGACCTGCTGAGGCGTTATCGAAATATCCCCCTTGAGAAAGTCCGGCAGATTGCCATAGATGAAATTTCCATAGGGAAAGGGCATAAATACTTGACCATCGTGATGGATCTGGAATCCGGTAGAATTCTGCACGTGGGAGAAGGAAAAGGTGGTGAAGCTTTGAAATCTTTTTGGACAAAAGTGAAAATATCGAAAGCAAAAATCAAAGCCGTCAGCATCGATATGTCCCCGGCATACTTGAGTGCTGTTATTGAAAATCTTTCTGGTTCAGCAATTGTCTTTGACAGATTTCATGTTGTTAAATTGTTCAATGAGAAACTGTCGGATTTCAGGCGAAAGCTCTACAACCTTCTTGCCAATACCGGGCAACAAAAACTTCTGAAGGGAGTCCGGTGGCTTTTGTTAAAAAATCCCGAAAACCTCAGTGATGACAAGAAGGAGGCCCAACGGTTAGAAGAAGCATTGAAAATAAATCAGCCGCTATTGGTAGTCTACTACATGAAAGAGGAACTCAGGCAAATATGGAATCAAAAGAAAAAAGAAACAGCTGAAAAGATAGTCAGCAATTGGATCAATCTGGCCAATATTTCCAAAATTCCAATGTTGATGAAATTTGCCAAGACCTTGGCTGTGCACAGGCAAAGAATCCTTTCATACTATGATTACAGGATATCTACAGGTCCTTTAGAAGGGACAAATAACAAGATAAAAACCATGAAACGGAAAGCTTATGGATACAGGGATTCGGAGTTTTTCAGGTTGAAACTTTTGGACCTTCACAATAAAAGGTACGTATTAATCGGATGA
- a CDS encoding chemotaxis protein CheW, which yields MFEDDETLQMYIEESLDHLANIESDLLTIEEGGENIDLDLVNNVFRAAHSVKGGAGFMGLTTIKDLAHHLENVLGLIRNNELTPDSMRISVLLKGFDKLETLLNNIETSNDIDISEHVTALENITKFSLPEDKQDMVSEMVDVQLRDGRVFQQVSLYEIEQNKAEGKNLFLVEYDLINDIQRKEKNPIEVLNNLQKTGTIIDSRIDFESVGTLEKTAGPSRIPFQVLFASIIEQDMAETLFDISSQYIHAVSDPMVVPSAGGEINIQSAMAPVETMAAPQPVAPVAAPTAESVQNKTVAATKPAPKTVQKQPAVTAKSQDKDMNLGSKPQTSLRVNVGLLDTLMNLAGELVLSRNQLLQGINSSNAKATELSSQRIDMITSELQEAIMRTRMQPIANILNKFTRVVRDLSQQLGKSIDLEIEGKDVELDKTILESINDPLTHLVRNSVDHGIETPMEREQMGKEGTGTITLKAFHDAGQVNIVISDDGRGLEPQKIANSAVEKGLISDAQIAEMSDKQKMELIFLPGFSTAKEVTDVSGRGVGMDVVVTNIESLGGIIELDSTPGQGTDIQIKLPLTLAIIPSQITSVGNERYALPQVNLNELLRIPAGQIKDKIEKVGDAAVVRLRGELLPLLNLSEMLGIEKTYTDPKDLTEQPDRRENLADRRSKTHLTGQETSADSQDASVVEREGPDRRYHAASAMNIAVVSAGAFKYGLVVDQLHDSEEIVVKPVGRHLKKCSAYAGATIMGDGKVALILDISNLAQMAELSSIAEAGQQAAKAKEEADAKADKMALLTFKNGEAEHFATPLSIVERIERIKTSSIEQIGDRKVVQYRGGSLPLYELSQVADLEELPVKDQQEVIVFKVKEKELGLMVTPPVDALEVQLNIDTSTLKQTAISGSMIINDHTTLLVDIFELVKTMNPEWFSEEAKVAAGMAEEGEKILLFAEDSAFFRNQVKSFMEEDGFKFIEAEDGLIAWELLKERVDEIDLVVTDLEMPNMDGFELTKRIKNDPKYSHLGVIALTSLASEAHIEKGKAVGIDEYEIKLDREKLMAVVRRYLSL from the coding sequence ATGTTTGAAGACGACGAAACCCTACAAATGTACATTGAGGAATCACTGGACCATCTTGCAAATATAGAAAGTGATCTCCTAACCATTGAAGAGGGTGGGGAAAACATCGATCTGGATCTGGTAAATAATGTTTTCAGGGCAGCCCATTCTGTAAAGGGGGGAGCCGGGTTCATGGGTCTTACGACCATCAAGGACCTTGCCCACCACCTTGAGAATGTCCTAGGTCTTATCAGAAACAATGAACTGACACCGGATTCCATGAGAATCAGCGTTCTGCTAAAGGGATTTGACAAGTTAGAAACGCTGTTGAACAATATTGAAACCAGCAATGATATAGATATTTCAGAACATGTCACCGCTCTGGAAAACATAACCAAATTCTCTCTGCCCGAAGACAAGCAGGACATGGTTTCAGAGATGGTGGATGTTCAGCTTCGGGACGGCAGGGTCTTTCAGCAGGTCTCTTTGTATGAGATTGAACAAAATAAAGCCGAAGGGAAAAACCTCTTTCTTGTAGAATATGACCTGATCAACGATATCCAGCGAAAAGAAAAAAATCCCATTGAAGTATTAAACAACCTCCAAAAAACCGGCACCATTATAGATTCAAGGATTGATTTTGAATCCGTGGGCACCCTGGAAAAAACTGCAGGTCCCAGCAGAATCCCTTTTCAGGTTCTGTTTGCCTCCATTATCGAACAGGATATGGCAGAAACCCTTTTTGATATCTCCAGCCAGTATATTCATGCGGTCAGCGACCCGATGGTGGTGCCTTCAGCAGGAGGAGAGATAAATATTCAGTCCGCCATGGCCCCGGTTGAAACCATGGCAGCCCCCCAGCCTGTAGCACCGGTTGCGGCGCCAACAGCGGAATCCGTCCAGAACAAAACGGTGGCCGCTACCAAACCAGCCCCTAAAACAGTTCAAAAACAACCTGCGGTAACGGCCAAATCCCAGGACAAAGATATGAACCTGGGCAGCAAGCCCCAGACCTCTTTAAGGGTGAATGTCGGCCTTTTGGATACTTTGATGAACCTTGCCGGAGAACTTGTTCTCAGCCGGAATCAGCTTCTCCAGGGAATAAATTCCTCAAACGCTAAGGCAACGGAACTTTCAAGCCAGCGCATTGATATGATCACATCCGAACTCCAGGAAGCCATCATGCGGACAAGGATGCAGCCCATTGCCAATATTTTAAATAAATTTACCCGGGTGGTCAGGGATCTGTCCCAGCAGCTGGGCAAATCCATTGACCTGGAAATCGAGGGAAAGGATGTGGAACTGGATAAAACCATTCTGGAATCCATTAATGATCCCTTGACCCACCTGGTCAGGAACTCTGTGGACCATGGAATTGAAACCCCCATGGAAAGAGAGCAGATGGGCAAGGAAGGTACCGGAACCATAACCTTAAAAGCATTCCACGATGCCGGCCAAGTGAATATTGTCATCTCAGACGACGGCCGGGGTCTTGAACCCCAGAAAATTGCAAATTCAGCCGTTGAAAAAGGCTTGATCTCGGATGCCCAGATCGCTGAAATGTCTGACAAGCAAAAAATGGAACTGATTTTCCTGCCCGGTTTTTCAACGGCCAAAGAAGTTACGGACGTGTCCGGCCGAGGGGTGGGCATGGATGTGGTGGTCACCAATATTGAAAGCCTTGGCGGCATCATCGAACTGGATTCCACTCCGGGTCAGGGAACCGATATCCAGATCAAACTGCCCCTAACCCTGGCAATCATCCCCAGCCAGATCACTTCAGTGGGTAATGAACGCTATGCCCTGCCCCAGGTCAACCTTAACGAACTGCTCAGGATCCCGGCAGGACAGATCAAGGATAAAATAGAGAAAGTCGGGGATGCCGCGGTTGTCAGGCTCAGGGGCGAACTGCTTCCCCTGCTGAACCTCTCTGAAATGCTCGGCATAGAAAAAACCTATACCGATCCCAAAGATCTGACAGAACAGCCGGACAGAAGGGAAAACCTTGCCGACAGAAGATCCAAAACCCATTTAACGGGTCAGGAGACCTCTGCAGACAGCCAGGATGCAAGCGTGGTGGAACGGGAGGGTCCCGACCGCAGGTACCATGCCGCCTCTGCCATGAATATTGCCGTGGTCTCTGCCGGTGCCTTTAAATACGGTTTGGTGGTAGACCAGCTCCATGACTCAGAAGAAATTGTTGTCAAACCCGTAGGCCGGCACTTGAAAAAATGTTCTGCCTATGCCGGCGCCACCATCATGGGAGACGGTAAAGTGGCCCTGATCTTAGATATTTCCAACCTTGCTCAGATGGCTGAGCTTTCATCGATTGCCGAAGCCGGGCAGCAGGCAGCCAAAGCCAAAGAAGAAGCAGATGCCAAGGCAGACAAAATGGCCCTGCTCACCTTTAAGAACGGGGAAGCCGAACATTTTGCAACGCCCCTGAGCATTGTCGAAAGAATCGAACGGATCAAGACCTCGTCCATCGAACAGATCGGCGACAGAAAAGTGGTTCAATACCGAGGCGGATCCCTGCCGCTCTATGAATTAAGCCAGGTGGCAGACTTGGAAGAACTCCCGGTCAAAGATCAGCAGGAGGTCATTGTATTTAAGGTCAAGGAAAAAGAACTCGGCCTCATGGTGACTCCGCCGGTGGATGCGCTGGAGGTCCAGCTCAACATTGATACCAGTACCCTGAAACAGACCGCCATCAGCGGGTCCATGATCATCAACGACCATACCACCCTTTTGGTGGATATATTTGAACTGGTCAAAACCATGAATCCCGAATGGTTTTCAGAAGAGGCCAAGGTTGCGGCAGGAATGGCTGAGGAGGGAGAAAAAATTCTCTTGTTTGCCGAAGATTCCGCCTTTTTCAGGAACCAGGTTAAAAGCTTTATGGAAGAAGACGGATTCAAGTTCATTGAAGCAGAAGACGGGCTGATTGCCTGGGAACTGCTCAAAGAGCGGGTGGATGAAATCGACCTTGTGGTCACGGACCTTGAAATGCCGAATATGGACGGATTTGAACTCACCAAACGGATTAAAAATGATCCCAAATATTCCCATTTGGGCGTCATTGCTCTGACCTCATTGGCCAGCGAGGCCCATATCGAAAAAGGTAAAGCCGTGGGTATTGACGAATATGAGATCAAACTGGACCGGGAAAAACTCATGGCCGTTGTCAGAAGATACCTCAGTCTTTAA
- a CDS encoding U32 family peptidase, protein MEGYLPRVNFKNLKRPELLAPAGNFEKLEIAVHYGADAVYLAGKEFSLRNFSGNFTDQELMDSVSFARSRKVKVYLACNIYSRNHEQEKIKDYLKKISRVDPDAIIISDPGIVMLAKKIIPHIDIHLSTQANTTNYNTALFWQDLGVKRVNLARELSLEEIKQVVDRCEIETETFIHGAMCVSYSGRCLLSTILSKRDSNRGLCSHPCRWKYSVVEEKRPNDFHPLMEDERGSYIFNSKDMCMIDHIPELVASKITSLKIEGRMKGINYLGSVVKTYRNAIDAYLADPENYQVLPEWRSSLYQVYHREYCTGFYFSHPDDSGTIDMNRNNVHQGKIHSFIGKILKCYDNNQYLVEIRNKLSADDLVEVLSPQGRAQKLKLISLADHNHEPIEIAQPNTRAILKINQTSQINDIIRKI, encoded by the coding sequence ATGGAAGGATATCTGCCCAGAGTGAATTTTAAAAACCTCAAAAGACCGGAACTGCTTGCGCCTGCGGGCAACTTTGAAAAACTGGAAATTGCTGTCCACTATGGTGCAGATGCCGTTTACCTGGCCGGCAAAGAGTTCAGCCTTAGAAATTTTTCAGGTAATTTCACAGACCAGGAACTGATGGATAGTGTATCCTTTGCCAGAAGCCGCAAGGTCAAAGTCTATCTGGCCTGCAATATATATTCCCGGAACCATGAACAGGAAAAGATCAAGGATTACCTTAAAAAAATCAGCCGGGTAGATCCAGATGCCATTATCATTTCAGATCCCGGAATTGTGATGCTGGCAAAAAAAATTATCCCCCACATTGATATTCACCTGAGCACCCAGGCCAATACCACCAATTACAACACCGCCCTGTTCTGGCAGGACTTAGGTGTCAAGCGGGTCAACCTGGCCCGGGAACTTTCCCTGGAAGAAATCAAGCAAGTGGTTGACCGCTGTGAAATTGAAACTGAAACCTTTATCCACGGAGCCATGTGTGTATCTTACTCGGGCAGATGTCTTTTAAGTACGATTTTAAGCAAACGGGACAGCAATCGGGGACTTTGCAGCCATCCTTGCCGGTGGAAATACTCTGTTGTCGAAGAAAAAAGGCCCAATGATTTTCACCCCTTGATGGAGGATGAGAGAGGGTCTTATATTTTCAACTCCAAGGATATGTGCATGATTGATCATATCCCGGAACTTGTGGCGTCCAAGATCACCTCCCTTAAAATAGAGGGCCGGATGAAGGGAATCAACTACCTGGGATCGGTTGTAAAAACATATCGCAATGCCATTGACGCATATCTCGCAGACCCGGAAAATTATCAGGTCCTGCCCGAGTGGCGATCCTCGCTATATCAGGTATACCACCGGGAGTATTGCACGGGCTTTTACTTTTCCCACCCGGATGATTCCGGCACAATAGATATGAACAGGAACAATGTCCACCAGGGAAAAATTCACAGTTTTATCGGAAAAATTCTTAAATGTTATGACAACAATCAATACCTGGTTGAAATCAGGAACAAACTCAGTGCCGACGATCTGGTCGAAGTCCTCAGTCCCCAAGGCAGGGCACAGAAATTAAAGCTAATATCTCTCGCAGATCATAATCATGAACCCATTGAAATCGCCCAGCCAAACACCCGGGCAATTTTAAAAATAAATCAGACGAGTCAAATCAACGATATTATACGTAAAATATAG
- a CDS encoding response regulator, with the protein MGTINENEFIEELIFCLNEEDVVKAKALLQFASDTNINADIQKKALAELGRGQATLVFPLLEFLTKLEIKNVEVQEGLYDLILDKAYGNTDRVIEYIGQNEKPTRMQFIKAAGDLYLKETAPTLARVIQTEQDPDIIMRAVISLGVLRSEENVDVFSSLTAHPDLSVRKAAIFAIAENNTPKAVDTLLTFLGENEDTNKLAVEALADMQDLYALEKMTTLLRSSITIVRDTAIDQLMKLGNKATPLLTRAFKNAESDYLIHLITTLGYIRDPAAISPILDIINTQPKDANIRQAAYEAMERIPSPKTAICLAQGLQDPVESVRMSAARAIDKNLSKPLVAGLKNIIRQGSDQSLMTVAALIDTEAGNIFNFLVEEESFQTLAQKHIIEAATPATRNTFLKQMAGIGQKEFANKILEQSPEKPKTDSTLKIIVVDDSKMMLKLYQNKLSALGFDSQTFNRPEDAIPEILSQGANLVITDLNMPNISGLELTCEVRKKFNRKDLPILMITTQSDFVEEKSGDVDVNDALLKKSGINQVLHKPFSDDDFKKAILKFLTP; encoded by the coding sequence ATGGGTACGATCAACGAAAATGAATTTATTGAGGAACTGATTTTCTGCCTTAATGAGGAGGACGTTGTTAAGGCCAAAGCCCTTCTCCAGTTTGCCTCTGATACCAATATCAATGCCGATATTCAAAAAAAAGCCCTTGCAGAGCTTGGCAGGGGCCAAGCCACTCTGGTCTTTCCCCTTCTTGAATTCTTGACAAAACTTGAAATCAAAAATGTGGAGGTTCAAGAGGGTCTGTACGACCTGATTCTTGACAAGGCTTACGGGAATACAGATCGGGTCATCGAGTATATTGGCCAAAATGAAAAACCGACCCGGATGCAATTCATAAAGGCGGCCGGAGATCTTTATCTCAAGGAAACCGCCCCGACCCTGGCCCGTGTGATCCAAACGGAACAGGATCCGGATATCATCATGCGGGCAGTCATATCACTCGGCGTACTCCGTTCAGAAGAAAACGTTGACGTCTTTTCTTCCCTGACCGCTCACCCTGATCTGTCCGTGCGCAAGGCAGCCATTTTTGCCATTGCCGAAAACAATACGCCCAAGGCTGTGGATACGCTTTTAACCTTTTTGGGAGAAAATGAAGACACCAATAAACTTGCGGTTGAAGCCCTGGCTGATATGCAGGACCTTTATGCCCTTGAAAAAATGACCACCCTGCTCAGGTCTTCCATCACCATTGTCAGGGATACGGCCATAGATCAGCTCATGAAGCTTGGAAACAAGGCAACCCCGTTGCTCACCCGGGCCTTTAAAAATGCAGAGTCAGATTACCTGATCCATTTGATTACCACCCTGGGGTATATCAGGGATCCAGCCGCAATCTCACCGATTTTAGATATTATCAACACCCAGCCCAAGGATGCCAATATCAGGCAGGCAGCCTATGAGGCCATGGAAAGAATCCCCTCTCCCAAAACGGCCATCTGCCTTGCCCAGGGACTCCAGGATCCCGTTGAATCCGTAAGGATGAGCGCGGCCCGTGCCATTGATAAAAATTTATCAAAACCCCTGGTGGCAGGACTAAAAAATATTATCAGACAAGGCTCGGATCAATCCCTGATGACGGTTGCAGCCCTTATTGACACAGAGGCCGGCAATATTTTTAACTTTCTTGTGGAAGAAGAATCCTTTCAAACCCTGGCTCAAAAACACATTATTGAAGCTGCAACCCCTGCCACCCGAAACACCTTTTTAAAACAGATGGCCGGCATTGGCCAGAAAGAATTTGCCAACAAAATCCTTGAACAATCCCCTGAAAAACCCAAAACCGACAGCACCCTAAAAATCATTGTGGTGGATGACTCCAAAATGATGCTTAAATTATATCAAAACAAATTGTCAGCCCTGGGGTTTGATTCCCAGACCTTTAACCGGCCTGAAGATGCCATTCCCGAAATTCTTTCACAAGGGGCCAATCTGGTGATCACGGATTTAAACATGCCCAATATCAGCGGCCTAGAACTCACCTGTGAAGTCAGAAAAAAATTTAACCGTAAAGATCTGCCCATCCTCATGATCACGACCCAAAGCGATTTTGTAGAAGAAAAATCCGGGGATGTTGATGTAAATGATGCCCTGTTAAAAAAATCAGGCATCAATCAGGTATTGCACAAACCATTTTCTGATGATGACTTTAAAAAAGCCATTTTAAAATTTCTGACCCCCTAA
- a CDS encoding protein-glutamate O-methyltransferase CheR, with translation MTKITVTPEEFKTFAKYILDISGIALDVGKEYLLETRLNALLGQYGCNSYSELLNKAKLDFKKEIENNIIDAISTNETYFFRDKSPFQLLQHKIFPDLIDKRSAKSIGKPTLRLWSAANSTGQEIYSIAMTLLEMGVSPKDYNIKLFGTDISDAAIAQASYGSYNKFEVARGLDPSRLNKYFVPQEDRYKIKDELRAMAQFKKMNLMKPFVGIGKFDIVLCRNVMIYFTSEDRRKIYANIAKVLEPDGYLLIGSTESLVNDTDLFASNKYLNSVFYQFKT, from the coding sequence ATGACAAAAATCACCGTAACTCCCGAAGAGTTCAAAACATTTGCCAAGTATATTCTGGACATATCAGGTATTGCCCTGGATGTGGGAAAGGAATACCTTTTGGAAACCAGGCTCAATGCCCTTCTTGGCCAATATGGATGCAACTCGTATTCGGAGTTGCTCAACAAGGCAAAGCTGGATTTCAAAAAAGAAATTGAAAATAATATCATTGATGCCATTTCCACTAATGAAACCTATTTTTTCAGGGATAAATCCCCGTTTCAACTGCTTCAACACAAAATTTTCCCGGACCTCATCGATAAACGGTCTGCAAAAAGCATAGGCAAACCCACCCTCCGCCTTTGGAGTGCTGCCAATTCAACGGGTCAGGAGATTTACAGCATTGCCATGACTCTCCTGGAAATGGGGGTATCCCCCAAGGATTACAACATTAAGCTGTTTGGCACAGATATCTCAGATGCAGCCATTGCCCAGGCCAGTTACGGAAGCTATAATAAATTTGAAGTGGCCAGAGGTTTAGACCCATCCCGACTCAACAAATATTTTGTCCCCCAGGAGGACCGCTACAAAATAAAAGATGAGCTCAGGGCCATGGCCCAGTTTAAAAAAATGAACCTCATGAAACCTTTTGTGGGGATCGGCAAGTTTGATATTGTGCTGTGCCGAAACGTCATGATCTATTTTACCAGTGAAGACCGACGTAAAATCTATGCCAATATTGCCAAGGTGCTGGAGCCTGACGGGTATCTGCTCATTGGCTCCACAGAATCCTTGGTCAATGATACTGACTTGTTTGCCTCCAATAAATATTTAAATTCTGTATTTTATCAATTTAAAACCTGA
- a CDS encoding IS256 family transposase encodes MTEDNTEFDFQKALKGIQEGKPFTGKGGVLTSLIKNLAEAALEGELESHLGQEISANRRNGKSRKTIKSLDGKFELKTPRDRNGTFSPQIVKKHQTTLSDEIERKIIALYGLGMSYNDMASHLQEIYGLEISNATLSTITDKIIHTVKEWQARPLENVYPIIWLDAIHYKVRENGKVASKAVYTILGVNIEGRKEVLGLYISENEGANFWLQVLTDLSNRGVKDILIACVDGLKGFPEAIETIFPDTEVQLCVVHQIRNSLKYVGSKNKKEFMADLKRVYKAVNKDLAEEELDILENKWNDKYPIVIKSWRNNWERLSHFFKYPEEIRRIIYTTNTIEAVHRQFRKLTKTKGSFPNQDSLLKLLYMGIQNASKKWTMPIQNWSLTISQLAIFFEGRLDKELGI; translated from the coding sequence ATGACCGAAGACAACACCGAATTTGATTTTCAAAAAGCTCTTAAAGGTATTCAGGAAGGTAAACCCTTCACAGGTAAGGGCGGCGTCCTTACATCATTAATCAAAAATCTTGCGGAAGCTGCTCTTGAAGGAGAGTTGGAGTCCCATCTCGGACAGGAAATTTCTGCCAACCGCCGTAATGGAAAAAGCAGAAAGACCATTAAGTCCCTGGATGGTAAATTTGAGCTAAAAACCCCGCGTGATCGGAACGGAACCTTCTCTCCACAGATCGTCAAAAAACATCAGACAACGCTCAGCGATGAAATTGAAAGAAAGATAATAGCCCTTTACGGCCTGGGCATGAGTTATAATGATATGGCTTCCCATTTACAGGAAATCTATGGACTTGAGATTTCAAATGCCACTCTGAGCACCATTACCGATAAAATCATCCATACCGTCAAAGAATGGCAGGCCAGGCCGTTGGAAAATGTGTACCCAATCATATGGCTTGATGCCATACATTATAAAGTACGAGAAAACGGAAAGGTCGCCAGCAAAGCCGTTTACACAATTCTTGGGGTGAATATCGAGGGCCGCAAAGAGGTTCTTGGGCTGTACATATCCGAGAATGAGGGTGCGAACTTCTGGCTGCAGGTGTTAACAGACCTTTCAAACCGAGGGGTAAAAGATATCCTGATTGCCTGTGTTGATGGTCTAAAAGGTTTTCCCGAGGCCATTGAGACCATATTCCCGGACACAGAAGTTCAACTCTGCGTAGTCCACCAGATCCGAAATTCATTGAAATACGTTGGTTCCAAAAATAAAAAGGAATTTATGGCAGATCTAAAACGTGTTTATAAAGCGGTCAATAAGGATCTGGCCGAAGAAGAACTGGATATCTTGGAAAATAAATGGAATGACAAATACCCGATTGTGATAAAATCCTGGCGGAACAACTGGGAACGCCTCAGTCATTTCTTTAAATATCCAGAAGAGATTCGACGGATAATATACACCACAAATACCATTGAGGCTGTGCATCGACAGTTTCGAAAACTGACCAAAACAAAGGGATCATTCCCGAACCAGGACAGCCTGTTAAAGCTGCTTTACATGGGGATCCAGAACGCCAGTAAAAAATGGACAATGCCGATTCAAAATTGGTCACTGACAATTTCCCAGTTGGCAATTTTCTTTGAAGGCCGGCTGGATAAAGAGCTGGGAATTTGA